GCTGTTGCCAGCGGACGCACACCGGCAAACTTCTTCGCCACGAGGCCGTCTGCATAGCCCTGAGCGCCATGGCATGGTGCGCAATAGATTTCATACTTTTTCGCGCCTTTCTTCAGATCAAACGTCGCCGGGGTCTTGAGCTCGCGCGCCGCCGTTTCGACATCGACGTCTTTCTTGTACGGATACGCCGGCGAGCCATTGTATGTTATCGTATTTTCAGGTTCGTACATGTCGTACTGGCGCTTGCCGATACCGTCAAATTTTGCCGTATCACCCGCGGGTGAATAGTGCATATCCAGAAAGTATTTGTA
The sequence above is a segment of the Turneriella parva DSM 21527 genome. Coding sequences within it:
- a CDS encoding c-type cytochrome; protein product: MKSSFASKAGRGIALVIAAIAVTACAETRREYKYFLDMHYSPAGDTAKFDGIGKRQYDMYEPENTITYNGSPAYPYKKDVDVETAARELKTPATFDLKKGAKKYEIYCAPCHGAQGYADGLVAKKFAGVRPLATAPGKAAERAEGFSLAKIYHIATAGQGAMQGYAPQIQEQDRWNVAAYVKNELQKKK